One segment of Pantoea sp. Lij88 DNA contains the following:
- a CDS encoding exoribonuclease II gives MFQDNPLLAQLKQKLHSQTPRAEGVVKGTEKGFGFLEVDAQKSYFIPPPQMKKVMHGDRITAVIHSDKDRESAEPETLVEPFLTRFVGRVQKKDDRLSIVPDHPLLKDAIPCRPARDVSHEFENGDWAVAEMRRHPLKGDRGFYAELTDFIVKADDHLAPWWVTLSRHNLEREAPDVSFGEMMDENLTREDLTALDFVTIDSASTQDMDDALYVEAQDDGTLRLTIAIADPTAYVAEGSQLDKLAAQRAFTNYLPGFNIPMLPRELSDDVCSLRPNVRRPALACRVTVAADGTLGDDVEFFAAWIESKAKLAYDDVSDWLENNGTWQPDSEAIAEQIRLLHRLCLARSEWRQTHALVFKDRPDYRFLLGEKGEVLEIVAEPRRIANRIVEESMILANVCAAKVLRDRLGFGIYNVHAGFDATNAEQAAAVLANHGITVDAQAITTLEGFRVLRRELDALPTQFLDSRIRRFQTFAEISTEPGPHFGLGLEAYATWTSPIRKFGDMINHRLLKAIIRGEQIARPDDALTVTMSERRRLNRMAERDVGDWLYARYLAPFAATDRRFSAEIIDVSRGGMRVRLVEFGAVAFIPAPFIHAVRDEMVLSQENGSVQIKGEVVYRVTDVIDVTIAEVRMETRSVVARPAV, from the coding sequence ATGTTCCAGGATAACCCGCTGCTCGCGCAGCTGAAACAAAAGCTCCATTCGCAAACGCCTCGTGCTGAAGGCGTCGTTAAAGGCACCGAGAAAGGCTTCGGCTTTCTTGAAGTCGATGCGCAGAAAAGTTACTTCATTCCGCCTCCGCAGATGAAGAAAGTGATGCATGGCGACCGTATTACCGCCGTCATCCACAGCGACAAAGATCGCGAAAGCGCTGAGCCGGAAACCCTGGTTGAGCCGTTCCTGACCCGCTTTGTTGGCCGGGTCCAGAAGAAAGACGATCGTCTGTCGATTGTGCCGGATCATCCCCTGCTGAAGGATGCGATCCCGTGTCGCCCTGCACGCGATGTCAGCCATGAGTTTGAGAATGGCGACTGGGCCGTGGCAGAAATGCGTCGCCATCCCCTGAAAGGCGATCGCGGCTTTTATGCCGAACTCACTGATTTTATTGTTAAAGCTGATGACCATCTGGCGCCGTGGTGGGTGACGCTGTCGCGTCATAACCTTGAGCGTGAAGCGCCCGATGTCAGCTTTGGCGAGATGATGGATGAAAATCTGACGCGTGAAGATCTGACCGCGCTGGATTTCGTCACCATCGACAGCGCCAGCACCCAGGATATGGATGATGCGCTCTATGTGGAAGCGCAGGATGATGGCACGCTGCGTCTGACAATCGCTATCGCCGATCCGACCGCCTATGTGGCGGAAGGCAGTCAGCTCGATAAGCTGGCGGCACAGCGTGCGTTCACCAACTACCTGCCGGGCTTTAACATCCCGATGCTGCCGCGCGAACTCTCTGATGATGTCTGCTCGCTGCGTCCGAATGTGCGCCGTCCGGCGCTGGCCTGCCGCGTTACCGTAGCTGCCGATGGCACGTTAGGGGATGACGTTGAGTTCTTTGCCGCCTGGATTGAGTCCAAAGCCAAGCTGGCTTATGACGACGTCTCTGACTGGCTGGAAAACAACGGCACCTGGCAGCCGGACAGTGAGGCGATTGCTGAACAGATTCGTCTGCTGCACCGCCTCTGTCTGGCGCGCAGCGAGTGGCGTCAGACCCACGCGCTGGTGTTTAAAGACCGCCCGGATTACCGCTTCCTGCTGGGTGAAAAAGGCGAAGTGCTGGAGATCGTGGCGGAACCTCGCCGCATCGCCAACCGCATCGTTGAAGAGTCGATGATTCTGGCGAACGTCTGCGCGGCGAAAGTGCTACGCGATCGTCTCGGCTTTGGTATCTACAACGTCCATGCCGGTTTCGATGCCACCAATGCTGAACAGGCCGCTGCCGTGCTGGCTAATCACGGTATTACCGTGGATGCGCAGGCAATCACCACGCTGGAAGGGTTCCGCGTGCTGCGTCGTGAGCTGGACGCCCTGCCGACCCAGTTCCTCGACAGCCGCATCCGTCGTTTCCAGACCTTCGCTGAGATCAGCACTGAGCCTGGCCCGCATTTCGGCCTGGGTCTTGAGGCTTACGCCACCTGGACTTCACCGATTCGTAAGTTCGGCGACATGATCAACCATCGTCTGCTGAAAGCGATTATTCGCGGTGAGCAGATCGCACGTCCGGATGATGCGCTGACGGTGACGATGAGTGAACGTCGCCGCCTGAATCGCATGGCGGAACGTGATGTGGGTGACTGGCTCTACGCCCGTTATCTGGCGCCGTTCGCAGCTACCGACCGCCGCTTCAGTGCCGAGATTATCGATGTGTCACGCGGCGGTATGCGCGTTCGCCTGGTGGAGTTTGGCGCGGTCGCCTTTATCCCGGCCCCGTTCATTCACGCGGTGCGTGATGAGATGGTCCTGAGCCAGGAAAATGGCAGCGTACAGATCAAAGGTGAAGTGGTGTACCGCGTCACTGACGTGATTGATGTCACCATCGCCGAAGTTCGCATGGAAACCCGCAGCGTTGTGGCCCGTCCCGCGGTCTGA
- a CDS encoding carbon starvation CstA family protein translates to MKNVKTSVIWLVVALIGAGAFAMLALSRGEHVNAVWLVIAAVACYSIAYRFYSLFIARNIFELDDRRMTPAERLSDGLDYVPTNKWVLFGHHFAAIAGAGPLVGPILAAQMGFLPGTIWILVGVMLAGAVQDFLILFISTRRDGRSLGEMARQELGAFAGVVTMLGALGVMIIILSALALVVVKALANSPWGLFTIAATIPIALFMGVYMRFIRPGKIAEVSLIGFVLMMAAIIYGGDVARHPYWGPFFTLKGTSLTWVLVIYGFIASVLPVWLLLAPRDYLSTFLKIGVIVGLAVGIVFAMPEMKMPAVTKFIDGTGPVFSGAMFPFLFITIACGAISGFHALVSSGTTPKLIERESHIRFIGYGAMLMESFVAIMALICASVLDPGVYFAMNSPAALIGTTVESASQVINGWGFVVTPEMLSGIARDVGEGSILSRAGGAPTFAVGMAHIITEIFNSRAMMAFWYHFAILFEALFILTAVDAGTRACRFMVQDLVGTVVPSMANNRSWLGNMAGTTVAVAGWGFFVYQGVVDPLGGINTLWPLFGIGNQMLASMALILGTVVLFKMKKQRYAWVTILPTVWLFITSMTAGWQKIFHEKPSIGFLAQANKFRKGLDEGVIIAPAKSVADMQTIVFSNQINAALCAFFMLVAVTMLVSAFFVIRRALNSSVPTTSETPVALRNKEVRHV, encoded by the coding sequence ATGAAAAACGTCAAAACCAGTGTGATCTGGTTAGTGGTGGCGTTAATCGGCGCGGGCGCTTTCGCCATGCTGGCCCTCAGCCGCGGCGAACACGTCAATGCAGTCTGGCTGGTGATAGCCGCTGTCGCCTGTTACAGCATCGCTTATCGCTTCTACAGCCTGTTTATCGCCCGCAATATTTTTGAACTGGACGACCGCCGGATGACACCTGCCGAGCGGCTGAGCGACGGGCTGGATTATGTCCCGACCAATAAATGGGTGCTGTTTGGTCACCACTTCGCGGCCATTGCCGGTGCCGGTCCGCTGGTCGGTCCGATTCTGGCGGCGCAGATGGGCTTTCTGCCCGGCACCATCTGGATCCTCGTCGGGGTCATGCTGGCAGGCGCAGTTCAGGACTTCCTGATCCTGTTTATCTCCACCCGCCGTGATGGCCGTTCGCTGGGCGAGATGGCGCGGCAGGAGCTGGGCGCATTTGCCGGTGTGGTGACGATGCTCGGGGCGCTGGGCGTGATGATCATTATCCTGTCGGCGCTGGCGCTGGTGGTGGTGAAGGCGCTGGCGAACAGCCCGTGGGGCCTGTTTACCATCGCGGCCACCATTCCGATTGCGCTGTTTATGGGCGTTTACATGCGCTTTATCCGCCCAGGTAAAATTGCCGAAGTGTCCCTGATTGGCTTTGTGCTGATGATGGCGGCGATTATCTATGGCGGCGACGTAGCCCGGCATCCTTACTGGGGCCCCTTCTTTACCCTGAAAGGCACTTCGCTGACCTGGGTGCTGGTGATTTACGGCTTTATCGCCTCCGTGCTGCCGGTCTGGCTGCTGCTGGCACCGCGTGACTACCTTTCGACCTTCCTTAAAATCGGCGTGATTGTCGGTCTGGCTGTGGGTATCGTCTTTGCCATGCCGGAGATGAAAATGCCGGCGGTGACCAAATTTATCGACGGCACCGGCCCGGTATTCTCCGGCGCAATGTTCCCGTTCCTGTTTATTACTATTGCCTGCGGCGCGATCTCTGGCTTCCACGCGCTGGTTTCCAGCGGTACCACACCAAAACTAATCGAGCGGGAAAGCCATATCCGCTTTATTGGCTATGGCGCGATGCTGATGGAGTCCTTTGTGGCGATCATGGCGCTGATTTGTGCCTCGGTGCTGGATCCGGGCGTCTACTTTGCCATGAACTCACCGGCCGCGCTGATTGGCACCACGGTTGAAAGCGCCTCTCAGGTGATCAACGGCTGGGGCTTTGTCGTCACGCCAGAAATGCTGAGCGGTATTGCCCGCGATGTGGGTGAAGGCTCGATTCTCTCCCGCGCAGGCGGTGCGCCGACCTTCGCCGTGGGCATGGCTCACATCATTACCGAGATCTTTAACAGCCGGGCGATGATGGCCTTCTGGTATCACTTCGCCATCCTGTTTGAGGCGCTGTTCATCCTGACCGCCGTGGATGCCGGTACCCGCGCCTGCCGTTTCATGGTGCAGGATCTGGTCGGCACGGTGGTGCCGTCTATGGCGAACAACCGCTCCTGGCTCGGCAATATGGCAGGCACGACCGTCGCGGTCGCGGGCTGGGGCTTCTTTGTCTATCAGGGCGTGGTCGATCCGCTGGGCGGCATTAACACCCTGTGGCCACTGTTTGGTATCGGCAACCAGATGCTGGCGTCGATGGCATTGATTCTTGGCACCGTGGTGCTGTTCAAAATGAAAAAGCAGCGTTATGCCTGGGTGACGATTTTGCCGACCGTCTGGTTGTTTATTACCTCGATGACCGCAGGCTGGCAGAAGATCTTCCATGAGAAACCGTCTATCGGCTTCCTGGCGCAGGCTAATAAGTTCCGCAAAGGGCTGGATGAAGGCGTGATCATTGCGCCGGCAAAAAGCGTGGCGGATATGCAGACCATCGTATTCAGCAATCAGATTAACGCCGCGCTGTGTGCCTTCTTTATGCTGGTGGCGGTAACCATGCTGGTCTCGGCGTTCTTTGTGATTCGGCGCGCGCTGAACAGTTCGGTACCGACCACCAGCGAGACGCCGGTGGCACTGCGCAACAAGGAGGTGCGTCATGTCTGA
- a CDS encoding methyl-accepting chemotaxis protein, giving the protein MSLKKSSLIIFSFLLALFLTSVAISTWLLIQSNHSLNAVNKEIRVVLSVIDPINHSRTLRVRLMEYMKEIEGSDANNPATLDSVRTVAGKADAAFQAYMNAPRLPGEEADADAYSQAYLAYRQQGLQPLIDAAEAHDQVRFKSQIPNVVRLDRQYEIILDRVLAQHETYAKKLNSDAQSHFTSGITLLGLFGVLFFAIIVAIYIFMKRYVLSPINEAQEHCKLIAAGVLDATVPVKPGSRSEIQLLMGSLEQMRSALTAIILQVRDSTRSVSTASQEIAAGNIDLASRTEQQAAALTETAASMEQLGATVKQNTENVFEACRLTSEAVKNAESGEKVSQEVVTSMALINASSKKIEEITTVIDSIAFQTNILALNAAVEAARAGEQGRGFAVVAGEVRNLAQRSATAAKEIEGLIAESVSIIHAGSDQVSRTGEAMNAIISSVSRVNVLMEHISTASDEQSRGIGQIEQAVTEMDSVTQQNSALVQESAAASASLEEQVQYLTQSISTFRLATQ; this is encoded by the coding sequence ATGTCGTTAAAAAAATCCTCCCTGATTATTTTCTCCTTCCTGCTGGCGTTGTTTCTTACCAGCGTGGCGATTAGTACCTGGCTGCTGATTCAGAGCAATCACTCTCTGAATGCGGTTAACAAAGAGATCCGTGTGGTGCTCTCGGTCATCGATCCGATCAACCACAGCCGTACGCTGCGTGTGCGTCTGATGGAGTACATGAAGGAGATTGAGGGCAGCGATGCCAACAATCCCGCGACGCTGGACAGCGTGCGGACCGTGGCTGGCAAAGCCGATGCCGCGTTTCAGGCCTATATGAATGCGCCGCGTCTGCCGGGCGAAGAAGCGGACGCTGACGCCTACAGTCAGGCTTATCTGGCCTATCGCCAGCAGGGTCTGCAGCCGCTGATTGATGCGGCAGAGGCCCACGATCAGGTGCGCTTTAAAAGTCAGATCCCTAACGTAGTTCGCCTGGATCGTCAGTATGAAATCATTCTGGACCGTGTACTGGCACAGCATGAAACCTATGCCAAAAAACTGAACAGCGACGCACAGAGTCACTTCACCTCGGGCATCACGCTGCTGGGGCTGTTTGGCGTGCTGTTTTTCGCCATCATCGTCGCCATTTACATCTTCATGAAACGCTACGTTCTGTCGCCAATCAATGAAGCGCAGGAACACTGCAAGCTGATTGCGGCGGGCGTGCTGGATGCCACGGTGCCGGTGAAACCGGGTTCACGCAGTGAAATTCAGCTGCTGATGGGCTCGCTGGAACAGATGCGTAGCGCGCTGACCGCCATCATTCTTCAGGTGCGTGACTCAACCCGCTCAGTCTCAACGGCCTCGCAGGAAATTGCGGCAGGCAACATCGATCTCGCCTCCCGTACCGAACAGCAGGCCGCCGCGCTGACCGAAACAGCGGCCAGCATGGAGCAGCTGGGCGCAACGGTGAAACAGAACACCGAAAACGTCTTTGAAGCCTGCCGTCTGACCAGCGAAGCGGTGAAAAACGCGGAAAGCGGTGAGAAAGTCTCGCAGGAAGTGGTGACATCGATGGCGCTGATTAACGCCAGCTCGAAAAAGATTGAGGAGATCACCACGGTGATCGACAGCATCGCCTTCCAGACCAACATTCTGGCGCTGAACGCGGCGGTCGAAGCGGCCCGTGCGGGTGAGCAGGGGCGCGGTTTTGCGGTCGTGGCCGGGGAAGTGCGTAACCTGGCCCAGCGCAGCGCCACCGCAGCCAAAGAGATTGAGGGGCTGATTGCAGAGTCAGTCTCAATCATTCACGCCGGTTCCGATCAGGTCAGCCGGACCGGTGAGGCAATGAACGCGATTATCTCTTCGGTCAGCCGCGTGAATGTGCTGATGGAGCATATCTCTACCGCGTCTGATGAACAGAGTCGCGGCATTGGTCAGATTGAGCAGGCAGTTACCGAGATGGACAGCGTCACGCAGCAGAACTCGGCGCTGGTGCAGGAGTCTGCGGCGGCGTCTGCCTCGCTGGAAGAGCAGGTGCAGTATCTGACGCAGTCGATCTCCACCTTCCGTCTGGCAACACAGTAA
- a CDS encoding FdhF/YdeP family oxidoreductase yields the protein MKFKRQIKPYRAAAGGWGSLEATTRFVLDSKAALKNMRNLMRMNKARGFDCPGCAWGDDNKSTFSFCENGAKAVTWEATRRMVDTDFFAKHSVTTLYTQSDYFLEYQGRLTHPLRYNAETDHYEPISWDDAFALIAQHIKAMDHPNQMELYTSGRASNEASWLYQLFGRLMGTNNFPDCSNMCHEASGTGLKRSIGVGKGTIRLDDFDHADAIFVFGQNPGTNHPRMLHSLRHAADHGAKIVTFNTLRERGLERFADPQKPLEVVTSKAGNISSSYYQPNLGGDMAAVRGMVKSLLETHRARLEAGESGLFDQTFINAKTNGIEAYLDAVDNTSWMQIVAQSGLTQAQIQEAAAIYQSADRVICTWAMGITQHKHSVDTVREITNLQLLFGQLGKKGAGLCPVRGHSNVQGNRTMGIDEKPAKAFLDALGDHFNFEPPRAAGHNTVEALNAMLRDEVKVLIALGGNLAAAAPDSPRTEEAMSRCGLTVHISTKLNRSHLVPGHEGLILPTLGRTERDLQATGNQFITVEDSFSMVHASEGIGIPLAETQRSETWIVAGIAQAVLGDEKVKWRELAGDYNLIREHIAATIPGFADFNAKCDIPGGFYLGNAAAELRFNTPSQKAEFNASALPTSLFPNLDQDVPFTLQTLRSHDQYNTTIYGLDDRYRGVFGQREVVFINPDDMADLGFTEGQNVDIETLWNDGITRRVSGFKLVPYNIPRGNLAAYYPETNPLVPLNSFGDDSGTPTSKSVPVKLELSSALADQRIA from the coding sequence ATGAAATTTAAACGCCAAATCAAACCCTATCGCGCGGCTGCGGGCGGCTGGGGTTCACTGGAAGCCACAACGCGTTTCGTTCTTGACAGCAAAGCGGCCCTGAAAAATATGCGCAACCTGATGCGCATGAATAAAGCACGCGGTTTTGACTGTCCGGGCTGCGCCTGGGGTGATGACAATAAAAGTACCTTCAGCTTCTGCGAAAACGGGGCCAAAGCGGTGACGTGGGAAGCGACACGCCGTATGGTCGATACTGACTTTTTCGCTAAACACAGCGTGACCACGCTCTATACCCAGAGTGATTACTTCCTGGAGTATCAGGGACGTCTGACCCATCCGCTGCGCTACAACGCGGAAACTGACCACTATGAACCTATCAGCTGGGATGATGCCTTTGCGCTGATCGCACAGCACATCAAGGCGATGGATCATCCGAACCAGATGGAGCTTTACACCTCCGGTCGCGCCAGCAATGAAGCCTCCTGGCTCTATCAGCTGTTTGGTCGCCTGATGGGCACCAATAACTTCCCTGACTGCTCCAACATGTGCCACGAAGCCAGCGGCACCGGTCTGAAGCGCAGTATTGGCGTCGGGAAAGGCACCATTCGTCTGGATGATTTCGACCACGCCGATGCCATTTTCGTCTTCGGTCAGAATCCCGGCACCAACCATCCGCGTATGCTGCACAGCCTGCGTCATGCTGCCGATCACGGTGCGAAAATCGTCACCTTCAATACCCTGCGCGAACGCGGTCTGGAACGTTTTGCCGATCCGCAGAAACCGCTGGAAGTCGTGACCTCGAAAGCGGGCAACATCAGCTCCTCCTATTATCAGCCGAACCTGGGTGGTGATATGGCAGCGGTGCGCGGCATGGTGAAATCCCTGCTGGAAACCCATCGCGCCCGTCTGGAAGCCGGTGAAAGCGGCCTGTTCGATCAGACCTTTATCAATGCCAAAACCAACGGCATTGAGGCCTATCTCGACGCGGTCGATAACACCAGCTGGATGCAGATTGTGGCGCAGTCGGGCCTGACGCAGGCGCAGATTCAGGAAGCGGCGGCGATTTACCAGAGCGCGGACCGGGTGATCTGTACCTGGGCGATGGGCATCACTCAGCACAAACACTCTGTCGACACGGTTCGTGAGATCACCAACCTGCAGTTGCTGTTTGGTCAGCTGGGCAAAAAAGGCGCAGGCCTCTGCCCGGTTCGCGGTCACAGTAATGTTCAGGGCAACCGCACGATGGGCATCGATGAGAAACCGGCTAAAGCCTTCCTGGATGCGCTGGGTGATCATTTCAACTTCGAGCCACCGCGTGCAGCGGGCCACAACACCGTTGAAGCCCTGAACGCGATGCTGCGTGATGAAGTGAAAGTGCTGATCGCGCTGGGTGGCAACCTGGCCGCGGCCGCGCCGGATTCACCGCGTACCGAAGAGGCGATGTCACGCTGTGGTTTGACCGTGCACATCAGCACCAAACTGAACCGCAGCCATCTGGTGCCGGGTCACGAAGGGCTGATTCTGCCGACGCTGGGCCGCACCGAGCGCGATCTGCAGGCGACCGGCAATCAGTTTATTACCGTGGAAGACTCCTTCAGCATGGTGCACGCCTCTGAAGGGATTGGTATTCCGCTGGCGGAAACACAGCGTTCTGAAACCTGGATTGTTGCCGGTATCGCGCAGGCGGTGCTGGGTGATGAGAAAGTGAAATGGCGCGAGCTGGCCGGTGATTACAACCTGATCCGTGAGCACATTGCTGCGACGATTCCGGGCTTTGCCGACTTCAATGCAAAATGCGATATCCCGGGCGGTTTCTATCTGGGCAATGCGGCTGCGGAGTTGCGCTTTAATACGCCGAGCCAGAAAGCGGAGTTCAACGCCTCGGCGCTGCCGACCTCGCTGTTCCCGAATCTGGATCAGGACGTGCCATTTACTCTGCAGACGCTGCGTTCTCACGACCAGTACAACACCACGATTTACGGCCTTGATGACCGTTACCGTGGTGTGTTTGGTCAGCGTGAAGTGGTGTTCATCAACCCGGACGATATGGCAGACCTGGGCTTCACTGAAGGCCAGAACGTCGATATCGAGACGCTGTGGAATGATGGCATTACCCGTCGCGTCAGCGGCTTCAAACTGGTTCCCTACAATATTCCGCGCGGTAACCTCGCGGCCTATTACCCGGAAACCAACCCGCTGGTGCCGCTGAACAGCTTCGGTGATGACAGCGGAACGCCGACCTCTAAATCGGTGCCGGTTAAGCTGGAACTGTCTTCAGCACTGGCCGATCAGCGTATCGCCTGA
- a CDS encoding PTS transporter subunit EIIC has translation MKQLTSQIHAFGKALMMPISVIAAAGIFLGLAAAMQNPAVTGDAFAQMQVPQLIIGFIRKVAGALFANLPVFFAVASAIGLAKAEKPTAAFAAVIGYIVMNVGISATLAAKGMTAATTTPAALQQAGMDQTTAMMTSAEYINMLGVFTYNMSVLGGVIAGLITVVLHNRFYTQQLPTAISFFGGRRFVPIVTVVCLPLVGVLLALIWPTIGDGIAWIGQMIGKSGQYGAFLLGAFERILIPTGLHHILNETVRFTPIGGMAVVDGQTVVGALNIFNASLTHPGSIPDETLRTATQFLAQGKIPVMMFGLPAAALAIYHTARPEHKQRVKALVMAGALTSFTTGITEPLEFCFIFVSPVLYLLHAFLTGLSFMLMSMLHLMIGNVQGGVIDLVVFGMLGGAKTHWWWTLALGVIYAPIYYYAFRLVITRMNVETPGRESEEEKPQQVAADERTQVIISGLGGQTNIEDVDCCFTRLRVRVKEMNQVVDQTLMSTGANGVNRVSEHDVQVIYGPQVEKIANDVKTALGVA, from the coding sequence ATGAAACAGCTGACCAGCCAGATCCATGCGTTTGGCAAAGCGTTGATGATGCCAATCTCGGTCATCGCGGCCGCCGGTATTTTTCTCGGGCTGGCGGCGGCGATGCAGAACCCGGCGGTGACCGGCGATGCCTTTGCGCAGATGCAGGTGCCACAGTTAATCATTGGCTTTATTCGCAAGGTGGCAGGGGCGCTTTTCGCGAACCTGCCGGTCTTCTTTGCGGTGGCGAGTGCCATCGGACTGGCGAAAGCGGAAAAGCCTACCGCCGCCTTTGCTGCGGTGATCGGCTATATCGTGATGAACGTCGGCATCAGCGCCACCCTGGCGGCCAAAGGGATGACGGCGGCCACCACCACACCGGCAGCCCTGCAGCAGGCGGGCATGGATCAGACCACCGCCATGATGACCTCGGCGGAGTACATCAACATGCTCGGCGTCTTTACCTACAACATGAGCGTGCTGGGCGGGGTGATCGCCGGGCTGATCACGGTGGTGCTGCATAATCGCTTCTATACCCAGCAGCTGCCCACGGCGATCAGCTTCTTTGGCGGACGGCGTTTTGTGCCCATTGTCACCGTGGTCTGTCTGCCGCTGGTTGGGGTGCTGCTGGCGCTGATCTGGCCGACCATTGGCGACGGCATCGCCTGGATAGGCCAGATGATTGGCAAAAGCGGGCAGTATGGCGCGTTTCTGCTGGGCGCCTTTGAGCGCATTTTAATTCCCACCGGCCTGCATCACATCCTTAACGAAACCGTGCGCTTCACGCCGATAGGCGGCATGGCGGTGGTCGATGGCCAGACGGTTGTCGGTGCGCTGAACATCTTCAACGCTTCGCTGACCCATCCGGGGTCGATCCCCGATGAGACTTTGCGTACCGCCACGCAGTTTCTGGCGCAGGGCAAGATTCCGGTCATGATGTTTGGCCTGCCCGCGGCGGCGCTGGCGATCTACCACACCGCACGGCCAGAACATAAACAGCGGGTCAAAGCGCTGGTGATGGCGGGCGCGCTGACCTCGTTCACCACCGGCATTACGGAACCGCTGGAGTTCTGCTTTATCTTTGTCTCACCGGTGCTCTACCTGTTGCACGCTTTCTTAACCGGCCTGTCGTTTATGCTGATGTCGATGCTGCATCTGATGATTGGCAACGTGCAGGGCGGCGTCATCGACCTGGTGGTGTTCGGCATGCTGGGCGGCGCGAAAACCCACTGGTGGTGGACGCTGGCGCTGGGCGTGATCTATGCGCCGATTTACTACTATGCGTTCCGGCTGGTCATCACCCGGATGAATGTCGAAACCCCGGGCCGTGAATCGGAAGAGGAGAAACCGCAACAGGTCGCTGCGGATGAGCGGACGCAGGTGATCATCAGCGGACTGGGCGGGCAGACCAATATCGAGGATGTCGATTGCTGCTTTACCCGGCTGCGGGTGCGGGTTAAAGAGATGAATCAGGTGGTCGATCAGACGCTGATGAGCACCGGGGCCAACGGCGTTAATCGCGTCAGCGAGCACGATGTTCAGGTGATTTATGGCCCGCAGGTTGAGAAGATCGCTAACGACGTGAAAACAGCGCTGGGCGTGGCGTAA
- a CDS encoding YoaK family protein translates to MLISTHTRSDSADTRLACTLAAAAGALNTAAFEIVGFFSANMTGNVSLLSDHLAKANLGPGLFFLSVVLLFIAGSLFSTLIINAGHRRNIRTIYAFVILIEGTALIALGVIENHFPPLSPGVVLIMSLSFLMGLQNAVVTRISNARVRTTHISGTATDIGIELAMLFEVLRRKASPKDAPLYLGRLRLHCLTLLAFLAGGVAGIGLYRLLSYDFLLPVGFGLICLALNAIFTKPANPGNAMV, encoded by the coding sequence ATGCTAATTAGCACCCATACCCGCAGCGACAGCGCCGATACCCGACTGGCCTGCACGCTGGCCGCTGCCGCAGGCGCGCTGAATACCGCAGCCTTTGAGATTGTCGGGTTCTTTTCAGCCAACATGACCGGGAACGTCTCGCTTTTGTCCGATCATCTGGCAAAAGCGAACCTGGGGCCGGGTCTGTTCTTCCTCTCTGTTGTCCTGCTGTTTATCGCCGGCTCCCTGTTTTCAACGCTGATTATCAATGCCGGGCACCGCAGAAACATTCGCACCATCTATGCCTTTGTCATTCTGATTGAGGGCACCGCCCTGATTGCACTCGGCGTGATTGAGAATCACTTTCCGCCGCTGTCGCCTGGCGTGGTGTTGATTATGAGCCTGAGTTTTCTGATGGGCTTGCAGAATGCGGTCGTCACGCGGATCTCCAATGCCCGCGTTCGCACCACCCATATTTCCGGCACGGCGACCGATATCGGGATCGAGCTGGCGATGCTGTTTGAGGTGCTGCGACGTAAAGCGTCACCGAAAGATGCGCCTCTCTATCTGGGCCGGTTGCGGCTGCACTGCCTGACTCTGCTGGCTTTTCTGGCGGGTGGGGTGGCCGGAATCGGACTTTACCGACTGCTCAGTTATGATTTTCTGCTGCCCGTTGGGTTCGGGTTAATCTGCCTGGCGCTGAATGCCATCTTTACTAAGCCCGCGAACCCCGGTAACGCGATGGTGTAA